A part of Vulcanisaeta moutnovskia 768-28 genomic DNA contains:
- a CDS encoding 4a-hydroxytetrahydrobiopterin dehydratase, translating into MPLTREEVIKSLPQGWRLEGNYIVRELEFKEFMDCINFINELAQIAEAEEHHPDMIITWKHLTLRLTTHDEGGITQLDIEMARKINELISRWQGKIQSQK; encoded by the coding sequence ATGCCGCTCACCAGGGAGGAGGTCATTAAGTCCCTACCACAGGGCTGGAGACTGGAGGGTAACTACATAGTCAGGGAGTTGGAGTTCAAGGAATTCATGGACTGCATAAACTTCATAAACGAATTAGCCCAAATAGCCGAGGCGGAGGAACACCACCCGGACATGATCATAACCTGGAAACACCTAACACTGAGGCTCACCACGCATGATGAAGGCGGAATAACGCAACTCGACATTGAAATGGCCAGAAAAATAAACGAACTAATAAGTAGGTGGCAGGGCAAAATACAGAGCCAAAAATAG
- a CDS encoding ParA family protein, whose protein sequence is MLTVLFLSQKGGVGKTLIITSLATALAMRGYRTWLIDLDPNATASKVLGANNPSNVNGSLTYLMGVARTVKVSTAFIEDGNISSIRIIPPGTSPVANPYGALPSASVLSSRLSSLIRGIGSYRARPNFILIDTPALSPALSPGLTTALISNTEVITLVATDEPGGMGWLGNMLEYASAIGPGRESIIILNRLSSIKGGLDIGVKNVIKILRNSAIEAAWRLGSIPYLIKDPGLSQFRRAIDELTALLERLNAERVWARP, encoded by the coding sequence ATGTTAACAGTATTGTTCCTAAGCCAGAAGGGTGGTGTTGGCAAGACATTAATAATCACGAGCCTAGCCACCGCACTGGCAATGAGGGGCTACAGGACCTGGCTCATCGACCTAGACCCAAACGCAACAGCATCCAAGGTCCTTGGTGCGAATAATCCAAGTAATGTTAATGGTTCATTAACGTACTTAATGGGGGTCGCAAGAACGGTTAAGGTATCAACAGCGTTTATTGAGGATGGAAACATCAGTAGCATAAGAATTATACCACCAGGCACCTCACCGGTTGCAAATCCATATGGCGCGCTGCCAAGCGCTTCAGTGCTGAGCTCGAGGTTATCATCATTAATTAGGGGAATAGGTAGTTACAGGGCTAGGCCGAACTTCATACTTATAGATACGCCAGCCCTATCACCGGCCCTAAGCCCAGGGCTAACAACAGCATTAATAAGTAATACTGAGGTAATAACCCTAGTGGCCACTGACGAGCCGGGAGGCATGGGATGGCTCGGAAACATGCTGGAGTACGCCTCGGCAATAGGTCCAGGGAGGGAGAGCATCATTATCCTGAACAGGCTATCAAGCATAAAGGGAGGTCTGGACATTGGCGTTAAGAACGTGATTAAGATACTGAGGAACTCAGCAATTGAGGCGGCCTGGCGCCTGGGTTCAATACCATATTTAATCAAGGATCCAGGGCTAAGTCAATTCAGGAGGGCCATTGATGAATTAACTGCATTACTAGAGAGATTGAATGCGGAGAGAGTTTGGGCGAGACCATGA
- a CDS encoding ATPase, T2SS/T4P/T4SS family → MGLFYSRSVGVVDGEVVFSRRVSFRGFPSAVTIYSTVWGSGCFIDVGDSVLPGIDDFDLEAFITRYMPRVRDAVVRSVSRGLGFDDAVINALRIEVNAYLRSIGVDASSDDTNRWASLLFRGLYNYGVLEPVMLIGDEVGLTDIYMTPGARVHFKLSSLGDCQSNIVPSNREIELLISIIGDRVGVYPTYYNPSIETYDRVHRPMLRISIDSFDVTDRTRVSIRVFPTRAWKLIDMVRLGSIDARLAAYLWLALEVGVPVLVIGPAGSGKTSMSAALMSALSPSTVIAKVEDIDEVLLPQELVGDYAGGVIPLLSREGHGAGVRSIPLFQRLVHALRVGADYIFVNEVRSAEDTVAWLHAIMSGQVGGATTMHAEGINEALVRLRSYGAPIESIKLVVILMGRFEVGGGVVRRVVNAWVVDGGKPVIAWDGALHEDVFIRFLGGRFGEDFVVREIGDRESFLRHYSGFDIDEAEWVRLVALFHRARDLVMPREVKSDVVFDES, encoded by the coding sequence ATGGGCTTGTTCTATAGTCGTTCTGTGGGTGTTGTTGATGGTGAGGTTGTCTTTAGCCGTAGGGTTTCGTTCCGTGGTTTTCCCAGCGCAGTGACTATCTACAGCACTGTTTGGGGTAGTGGTTGTTTTATTGATGTTGGTGATTCAGTGCTTCCTGGTATTGATGATTTTGACCTTGAGGCGTTCATAACGAGGTATATGCCTAGGGTTAGGGATGCCGTGGTTAGGAGTGTTTCGAGGGGTTTGGGATTTGATGATGCCGTGATCAACGCCCTGAGGATTGAGGTTAATGCTTACCTGAGGAGTATTGGTGTTGATGCATCAAGCGATGATACCAATAGGTGGGCCTCACTCCTGTTTAGGGGTCTCTATAACTATGGTGTTCTGGAGCCCGTGATGCTTATTGGTGATGAGGTTGGTCTTACGGATATTTACATGACGCCAGGGGCTAGGGTTCATTTTAAGTTGAGTAGTCTTGGTGATTGTCAGTCGAATATTGTGCCGAGTAACCGCGAGATCGAGCTGTTGATTAGTATTATTGGCGATAGGGTTGGGGTTTACCCAACTTATTATAATCCGTCGATTGAGACCTATGATAGGGTTCATAGGCCGATGCTTAGGATAAGTATTGACTCCTTCGATGTTACGGATAGGACCAGGGTTAGTATTAGGGTTTTCCCCACGAGGGCTTGGAAGTTGATTGACATGGTTAGGCTTGGCTCGATCGATGCGAGGCTCGCGGCCTATCTTTGGCTGGCACTTGAGGTTGGTGTTCCGGTACTCGTTATTGGGCCTGCAGGCTCCGGTAAGACGAGTATGTCCGCGGCCTTGATGTCGGCGTTGTCCCCGAGCACGGTGATTGCCAAGGTTGAGGATATTGACGAGGTTTTACTGCCTCAGGAGTTGGTTGGTGATTATGCGGGTGGTGTTATTCCGTTGCTTAGTCGTGAGGGCCATGGGGCCGGCGTCAGGTCTATACCGCTTTTCCAGAGGCTTGTTCATGCGCTTAGGGTTGGTGCTGATTATATCTTTGTTAATGAAGTTAGGAGTGCTGAGGATACTGTGGCCTGGCTTCATGCGATCATGAGTGGGCAGGTTGGTGGCGCAACTACAATGCATGCAGAGGGCATTAATGAAGCTCTTGTGAGGCTTAGGAGCTATGGTGCACCTATTGAATCCATTAAGTTGGTTGTGATTCTCATGGGTAGGTTTGAGGTGGGTGGTGGGGTTGTTAGGAGGGTTGTGAATGCGTGGGTTGTTGATGGTGGTAAGCCCGTCATTGCTTGGGATGGGGCTTTGCATGAGGACGTTTTTATCAGGTTCCTGGGTGGGCGTTTTGGTGAGGACTTCGTGGTTAGGGAGATTGGTGATAGGGAGTCATTCCTTAGGCATTACTCGGGCTTTGACATTGATGAGGCTGAGTGGGTTAGGTTGGTCGCCCTCTTCCACAGGGCTAGGGACTTGGTGATGCCCAGGGAAGTTAAGAGCGATGTTGTTTTTGATGAGTCCTGA